cgggcattaacaaaaaatgccatcaaaggcaatttttaggcctcttttttggatatataggcagactagtatatttttgctttcaaacaacaaaacagtagaggcatcaaaagcataagagtattttttaagattttttgtaaaatttttcatagaaaagtttgccttgttcgtcggtattccacctgaaaacacaagggttgatatatttaacatgatacattttgaaatagatatacacttgatcaatggagacagatATAACAACCGAAACATTCCTTCATACATcaaaattacacagaaaacaaagctgtatcggctttacatccgccatgttggcactgagttagggtcgctgaacagagttaagattttccgggtacatagtgtgttgTTAGTGATTTGAgattaggaggctgtgggttcgaatcccacacaggggatttgttttataattgaatttatttaagaaataatatatctcatccagtgatttgtctcgtgatataattccttcgcatctgaacgacaaacaattatttattcaagagcaaatcactaaatgagatatattatttcgattctaacacgttactaaggatttttaagtacactCTTggtgacattcattaaatatttgcccgttttcaatcggtttcttttcaagcgcgccgctatgccgtttgacgccatgacgtaataattgtaacgtcagaacagtgatttgttgtatattctaacacgatccgattcattttcctattaaacaaagaaggaggaaagcagtgaattatcatacaacaaatcactgttctgacgtcacaattattacgtcatggcgtcaagcggcatataggcgcgctggaaaagaaaccgactgaaaacgggcaaatatttaatgcatgtcatcaaggatgtactttaaaatcttttataacgtgttagaatcgaaataatatatctcatttagtgatttgctcttgaataaatcattgctggtcgttcagatgcgtatttattatatcactcgggctacgccctcgtgatataattccttcgcatctgaactccaagcaatgatttattcaacgacaaatcactggatgagatatattatttcttaaataattcactgttttctgccttctttctttaataggaaaatgaatcggatcgtgttagaattacatttttcatgtgtttttgttttttttttgttttttttatttcattttgttttatcagttcaatttcatttttaatttcattcgtaCAATTTCAATATAGGCCTactcaatacatttcaaacacacgcgtccAATGGAGCATCTTCGCACTCGCTGGCGGTGTTAGTTTCctccgaatcagtgtcatcagctaaTTGAACgaccaaattgtcaagagctatgtcaaccatgttgaataattcacaatcaagaagatatttgaaaaacctatattatatgcgaaaatagcaaaaggaTACAAGTAATGCGATTCAAATACAtgttcatcattttaaaatgtatgttagcaaaatataaaatgaaaaagatataaaatgaaaaaaaaacatattgatctccgttggaattcaAACTCACAAAAGCtagattctagagccgtcacgcttaccactgcaccactgcgtctaattgtcgaagaaggcaatcatttaaatatttattataaaaataagttataaaaaggtagggtacccctttactgaagtggtttattccagtaacctttcaaatctattaataaaagcgacaggtcacgcCTAAATGCtagtaaatatatttcatgacaGACTGATAAATCTACATATTCGCAACATTTTATGGAACGTcagctaaacaaaatatttgaaccTTCTTCTCTATATAACAACCAAAGATGATTTAAGACTGTTTACGATGTTCCATTAGGAATATCACCTTCTGTCTGATAGTGGCCATGTGCGAAGCGCGACATCACGCTGTCGAAGCACGAGATCACGATGGCGATGCGCAAGACCACGATGACGAAGTAGTGCAAGATCACGATGGCGAAGCATGCAATTAATTTGCAGTTTCACCGTCATAATCTCGCGCTTCGCCCTAGTTGGCTCAATCTCAATGCATGACTTTCTGTAGCAATATGGTTACAGCGAAATCAAGATGACAAAGCGCAATATTTTTGTGACTTCGCGTTTTCCCATCGTTAATTCGCGCTCCGTCATCTTTCGCGCGAGATCTCGATGGGGAAGCGTAAAATAACAGTTTTTTTACGATCTCGCGCTTCGCCTTTGTGATCCGATACATCTCGTATCGTTAGAGTAAGGGATGCACGACGTGCGACACCACTGTCCTGCTGTAATATTTTAAGTTGCTACATTCAGTAATATTTGTTGACAATTAAGCTAATTATTTGTTAAGCAATGCAATATTACGAAGTATAGATAATTTTCTAACAAGGTCTTTATTCCATTGTTTGCCATTTCCTTCGATCACTATCATAAATGTGATAAGATCTACAGAAGACTGTATAAGAACaatttgcataattcgaataTACAAGTTGTCAAGATATTAATCTGTGATTTCATTGGTTGAAAATCGTAAAttgaaaagataataaataatgCAGCATTCAGGTAAAAAAAGACAGTTAGTTAGTGGATATCCACAGAACAAATGTGttatactttaataattaatttcTTGTTAGTTCGGTTAACCGACGTTGAAAGTGACACTAAATTTCTTATTTAATTATATAGACTGCATAACCAGTGTCAAAAAGCTGACtatgttttgttataaacatataCCTTTTGTTAATTTGAATTATTGTGGATaaacaaaaatagtaaaattggACTGAAACGTTCGTTCTACATTATACCCGTCATCCCAGAATTGACGGCATCACACCACGATGGCGAAGCTGAGAACCAGCCATCGTAAtctcgtgcttcgccatcgtggACTCGCGCTTCGGCATATTGATTACCTGCGTCGCTATCGTGGTTCCGCACTTTGCGCACGGCCACTTTCAGAGATCCCGCGACGGCACTAACGGAACACTAATTTTGTTATATGTTATATTCATTTCATGGTCATCTAGGAATTCATTGAATGTATAAACGTATATCTtatcttataccccagtcacacatacggcgcggatagctacgtctagccacggatagaaacgtagtaatatGTAtcgatccgtatcgatccgtacctgagccgtgccttaaagtagtaatccttatcaatccgtacggctcaggttcGGATCGATACggtttactacgtttctatccgtgactagacgtagctatccgcaccgtatgtgtgactggggtataaacgAAAACAAACCAATAACATAGAAATTCAGATATTTTGCATCACCCATGATTAAATgtacttttttcaataaaaacaatttttaccaGTACCGCGGCTAcgagaaaaatatttatacaaagataTAGATCTAGAAAACCAAATAGCAtcagatatttagaaaataatgtaATTTGATCGCATCTAATGACCgattaataaaaactttataaaggTAATTGGGGAAGACAGTTCTGTGTATATCAGCATATGACAATAGGTTACAGGTATACAAAGACATGTGTGTGGATTATgtgtatattatttcgattttgaAGGgcctttatataattatacgaAATAGCATATCAAACGTATTTAAGCCCTCTTTCTCGGCGGCTGTATGGTGCCAAATAATATGTCGGCGTGACGTCAATATTGCCGTGATTTAACGGCAATGTGAATGAAATTTCCTATTAGAATATAGAATCATAAGAATGTTGGATATTATTATATTGATCATGAAGATAACATATTGTGGTACTATCGATTTTAAAGAGGGTACTGCTGTGTTATATCGAGGGAGATTGGGGAATGTTTTGTTGATAAAACTGTTAAGTACTATTCTTATCCATGGAAATGGAGATATTAGTTAAATATAAAGTATGAGATATTGTGCTATTGATATTGACAAATTTAATGGCGATGGTCTGAAAATCTATAATGGGTAGCTGTCTTTaactaatttatatatttttcataaaatgtaccTAAAGATAATTTAAGGATATCGTTAAGCTTCTGGTTCATTCGATAATAATACTAATGGATAGAAAACAGAAACGGGACACCAACTCACTACGTTGGAAGCGTCAAGAAGATTTGAGGGATTACTATGTGCTATATATTCCAAATATACCAGCTACATAATGATTCAATACCAAGTAAGTAAACtaccattttttcacaaaaaggcGTTCTAGTGCTACATGCATAAATGAttcttgatatattttttcacattttaacgtCTGTCGGTAAagtttatataaatgtaaaacgaTTGTATATTTAGACTAGATTAATTTGTTACATCTTATAATTAGCCAATGGTGGAGTTCCTCGAGAAGCAATAAATTTAGCAGAGATACCGTTCGAAGCACTACAGGACATTTACATTCACTAAAGATTCTTTAAGACAAGCCATTGTTAGGGGAAAGCACACCGAATATAGCAAAAAATGTGCCTACTATTTAATACCGGTCAGATACCATGCACTTGGAATCCGACGCGATCATTATTAGACAGCTGTTGATCATTTCTTAGCGATGAGGCAATGATAACGATGATATCCATACTTTATAATCAAGCTATAGATATGTCCTCATAAAAATATAATCCAACGCGTTTTCGCTTATCACTTTTGTACGGAAGAACATTAGTGCCTGgtttatgttatttattaactcgaaatttcgagttactaagtcaaTATTTCGAGTTAATATCTTGACATTTCGAGTAATGCATCtcaaatttcgagttacttaatTCAAAATTTGAGATACTAAgttagtaacttgaaatttcgagttaataagtcgaaatttcgagttaaacAACTTGAAACTTTAAGTTAATAGCACTAATTTTCGActtcgtatcttgcccttttatccgcaaaatttgaacgtctgtccgtctgtcaaaggccaaaaatgtaatggacgacttttgaccaTTCGATGAGGAATCATTCATCTTTCTACACGTACATATCTTTTACCCAACATGtagcgacttgaacatatactaccagtCATAGATTTGTATGACATACCCCCTAGCCTCCAGAGCTattccagatttcaaactgtattcAGGAAATATACcttaatttacatgtatagtagGTTCGGGTGGTAGTGGCTCGAAcaaggtcgaaaaccttccagatatggtcaaaatagtgtaatcttctaagtttgaatacttcccggtcaccttctgTGACcgctcctcaaaatctagatctgtccaggtacccaatcttggtcagactcattactacgttcatgtagggtatgtctatatttccttaCCATAtcggctcaaactaggtcgaaaaccttccagacctaaacatggtttaaatagtgatatttttatgagcaaacgctaCCCGGTCATTTTAATCATATGACCCTATAGGGCTGcccgatggatacaccaggtacctaatatTTGCCAGGACCATTACAGCAACGTTAACGATTGTAGTTAGTAACTAAAAAATTCGAGATACgtgactcgaaatttcgacttaataactcgaaattttgacttagtaaCTTGAATTTTCGAattaagtaactcgaaatttcgacttagttactaagttgaaatttcgagatattaactcgaaatttcgtcTTAAtgactaagtcgaaatttcgagttagtagcTCGAATTTTCGAGTTAAtaaaataacatacacctggcacttaTGCTCTTCCGTACTTTTGGGCTATATCCGATGTATTTTAATCTTCTATTACTTAGTAATCGGGAAATCAttcaaatctataaatatataaatggttTCCCGACGTTTATAAGATTGCCTACGTCATTGCTGTAAAACTTGTATTAAAGGTAGATGATCAATTTTTGGTCaaggaaattttaatattttgtaatttacacGTTTGTATGttcatttaaaaactttatgCAATTAGGATCACTACaggtacatttatttttaaaatttgtttttcctaTCATGGTTACCCAACTAACATGGAGTTATTTTAGCAGTAAAAAGGATATAGATATAAGAGCTATtgcattttatttgataaaatgaaattcattggAAATTTATTATTACCTAATTTTGCCCGTCTTGATTGCATAATCCAGAAAGATTGTCAATAAATGAATTTAGAAGCTGtattcagttttaaaacttgccgTTGTTAAAATACCCCGGTATCTATCAAATGCAAGTAAACACTAAATATCATACTGAAACATAAAGAAATACTCAGCTTAAGTATTTAATGgaggtaataataaaaaatataaaaacccaTGCAACAAACGCTTACTCTAAGTAAGAgttttttccttaaaataatcTCATAAGTAAAAAAGGTCTTAAAATGTTGCTTAAGTGATACTTACCACGTCTAGATGTACAACTATTCAAGGACATTAAGATGATAGTTGCCGCTTTGTTCGTCTTGTTCGTCGCCCGTGCAAGGTCCTTGTCCGGTGCATAACTTATGTAATTGTCAAGGCTGGATCAAGGCCAagatataaaagattttattgatTATCAAAATTGTTTCCCTTTTTATACTGATATGTAGTGCTCACTTTACTAAATTATTGCTTAAGAAAGGGAACTTCAATGTAAAACTAATTAATCAGGATAGGCCCATTCGGACTTCTTGTTTGGATTCTTTTCTAGTATATTATCTAAGTATATATTTATAACTGAGTACATTACTTTTAGTTCCacaaaagtatttaatttctacATGTTTTAATAAAGTTCCTCGTTCCGTGCATCTAACGACGAGCATAGACAAATCTCGAAAattgaattagtcaaaatgtgACGACGAAATTTGGTGAAAGATTTCCTGGGATgacttaattttgttttgttatagatACAAGTGCTGTGAATGCTTACATGGGTCACAATGATTGAGGTTTTCCCGACATATGTATCTATACACCTGGCAATTCTTTTATGCAAATACTAGTATAACATTTCAGCATCCGATCTCTCTCAAAACTTTTATGGCAACCCTCGCACGGCCATATCTATACCAATCAAACGAAAAAGTTACttacttattattaaataaaaataaactgagCCGGATCTTTTGGAAAAAAAGAGTAATTTGAGCCTAAAAATATCCCAACATAATTTTACAGGCAAAATCACGTGCAAACCGTGCATTTACAAGTACGTAAAAAGGCATTTATTATTACTACAGGGAGTTGGGGGTTGGATAACCTTTTAACTTTTGGCATTCCTGTGGTTTGATAAGGAACAACGCAACTGCAAGTTCCTGTATAGAATATACACTGAGGTTAagtttattttacagaaatttatcAACAAGCAAAATCCTTTTggttaataaaatgttaaaaccaaGAATATTGCAAGATTATTTATATTAACAATGTTAGAGATTGCGtattataaaaatacaacaaatatctAGAATTTCAAAACAATTGAGAAACTGCTTAAGCATGATGTGATATGGTTAATTAAATGCAAACACAAACAGATCACTCATTCAAAAGACTAAAATATACAAAAGTGTAGTCAATAATTAATATTCTaccaaaaatatgaaaacatgtcATTCATTTTAAAGAAGTACGCAGGCGCGAGtccaaataattatttcatatacattgtattacaaTATCTTTACAAAGACGGCGACGTATATCATGGTATATTAGAcaacaaacagaaaaatattactCTAAAtgaaagtttaatatttagaTCACTATTGCTTGAAGAGTTTTCGACATACGGTATACTTAAGGATGTAAAAGCGTTTTTTTCGGGATATCCgccattttcaaaaatgtttcttcgaatattgctggcatttgcctaaaattaaggtaagatttacaatggggtaggggtaggtaatttcaaatatctatcaaagtagatcaggtttggttttgatatttttctgactgatacatataatgttaagctattaatgaaataaatgttttcaagatagcactttatattatctagaaaatatagattaaaacaaaaaggacaaaaaatatcaaaattcaccactttttagcagttttttcttaataaatctcttagatgcacggtgactccaacttttttctttccattttgaagcatttttgtgtgtctttaatgctgcaaaatattttgaaaatcttaacgtcagaattttttttgtcgatctaaatacgttttttccattgaaaataatgtgggtggggtaattatgttaacatgtaaaaattaaagagacttgttagtgacatttatgcttatataataccgacatcaccatatattcatattaacctgtaagacctgaaatccctataagattaagtaggatattatatgttttatatagtaccaccatttttctaattttacaaaatttcagaaatgcttaagcagtgggtgaagaaaatgccctataaaattaaaacgagttcggtgacctatgtttttactgctcttgtttgtcttagaaactaatgttcttcaagctctcagagtataaaaaaattcttaacgtaggaaaaaattcgctcgtacatccttaaatatCGACATCAATCAAATGTTCCAAAATGGTTACTTCAtgttttattaacccttaccctgctaaatttctataatgaacttgtccatctttcaatttggacagtaccaaagGTCTTTGCCAaatatatactgactaaatggcgaacagtgcagattttgatcagactgcgcgaatgtacaggctgatcaagATGTACGCCGGTCGGAAAAGCAGGATCAATCGTGTCCGGCATGATGAGGTTTAAGTTTTATTGTATGGTCCATTACACATAACCATGAAGAAAAATCTAAATCTTTAAATTATGAATAAACTGGCTATATCAAGATCGAGATTGAGATCGAGATCGAATAATTTGAAGATCCTATTGACTTATTAACTAGTAAGTAACAATAAAAAAGTAAGTCAGACCATAAAATGATGGACACGCCTATAATAAGTACTTTGAATATAAACAACATTATCTAGGTAGTTTTCGTAACTGTCCTTCATTTtaatcaaacataaaaatatacaaagtCACATATATCAAAAAAAGTGTTGGTGCATTGTATCTTTTCTTTAACTTTAACACAGTAAGGCTCCAAAAAGGTTTTGGTGTGACTGTCATCAACCAAATACATGATGATAACTCCGACAATTGTAAGCATTGCTTTTTTCTAACAAAGTTCATAATTTGCTAAACTGTATGATGTGTAAAATCAGAGAAATTGGCAACAAGAGGCTTATCTTCTCTATTTACCTTCACATAAATAGTTAGAGGTACAAGGTGTAGTCAGTGAAAACAAACTGATAAGATTTTTATATGTTACTATGCATTATGtaaactttaaaatgttaaaatgatttggtaaaaaatattgTCATGTCTTCTGGAAAATACCTTATTGAAAAGCCATCTCGAGTTATGatcaaaatcataaatgttttaacatagagaatttacatatctttaaaacatttggaCACAAAACAGACATAAGAAGACACAACCTGTGTAGTGTCTACGACAGAACAGCATTTTTAACTAACATAAACCGACATTTCAAAACTAGACAGATTAAATAAACCAAGATGTTTTGGAGAACTTTGCCTCTTATCTAGATGTCAGATATTATTTTAAACgctcaaaatatatgtttaaagtttaaactgATTTGATACTATCTTACCCAAATTCAGTAATGcataatatttcaaaacttaatgTACATCTTGACCAGTGGATAAAGTCTGAAGGAACTTGACATGAtggtattttttatataaactttaCTATTTATTGTCTGTACAAATTGTCTGCAATCTGTCATTGTTCATTATCAGCCAAAGTGGAATGCTTCAAACTATGGAATTCTTTAGGAAGTAGAAGGTTCTCCTTCTGTACCGGCTACAATAAATCACTGAAAGTAAAAACAGAGCAGCTAAATATTTTTCGCTTTGCTTTTATGTTACACGTTTATAAAAATGACTACTCaatttattgtatatttattctAAAGGTTATGAAACTTTTGGATATATAACAAATACACTTGCCTTTAAGTTACATTTCTGTAGTGTCTACTTCAGCATCATTCAGTGCTAGATAAAGTCAATATAGAATTTTGTTTACGTATGTTGTGCTCATTTGATAGTTGCAAGACGTCAAAATCGCGTTCAGTTCAACAGTTTGTCTTTCAAATTTTTACTACGTTTAACAAAGACATACAATGAATACCGATCTATAACTTTGAACATATATATTCAACTTTTTAATACATACTGATTATGCTGTTTTAGTGTTTTAGAAGTACAGAGACCAGTCCAACGATGGCAAGTAGTAAAGCAGCAGATGCAAAGACTGAAAAAGTTTTAAGTACAATCAATTATCAAAACAATTAGACAAAAAATTGTCTACACATCTGACTTTAAACCTATTCTTTTGTTGTTGTCGTATATATTTTATACTATTATTACCATGAGAACAAGCAATTATCaattaattcatgaaatgtttgcATTTAATATTCTTATCAGTTTTTCAGTATACAGAGATCGCATAGTTTTCCATTGGACAATAATACTGTCAACACTCGGAGAAACGTTGTCAGTCTCGGTTCAGCCTCGGTTCATGTTGAGAATATTTACCGTCCCATCCAAAGCTATATGATATTTGTATACTATAGGCAGCAGTTTCCAATCGAGACCTCTTTTATGTAATTTTCCCTTCAGCGAAATTCTAGTTCAAGCATCCGACTCAAACAGCTTCTTCAGATAAGAAGTAAATCTAGATATTTCCTTGCAAATTCGCGTTTTCTTTGCTTAACCGTCCAAAGTACAAGAAAAGAGCCTACTATGACGGATACCTATTTCTCCATCATTCACGCAGTCTTGCCggaaaaatcttaaaagatcAATGTCACATATCATAAGACGGACGTTCCTTTGAAACATATTACTGAACGTACATGTAAATAATGTAACGTCTAAAAAGGTATGTAGGGACATTTATGCAACGTATCATCGGATATATAATTACCCAAAAAGGGTATGCAATGCACAAAATAACTTGATACATTTATGTTTGCCCCAAAGGGAAAGTTTACCAACCTATTACTATAGTGACGTGCGAATCATTCGAAGTACGACTGTCCTCTGTTTTGGTTTCATTCCGCGGCTTCTgaattgtaaatcatacattatTGAGCTAATGTATATCAGTAATTATCCTGAGAATTTTACCTAAAATATAACTGATACTAAAACTGATATCCGAACGACTGATTCATAATGAAGATGACATGATCTACGCGTATATCAATTTACAACCAAACATCATGCTTAATACAAATTATTCTCTGGTGTTTAAGCGAAAACGACAGTTTGGTCTGCATAATTCAAGCAAATTATATTTCACTGCAGATCAGAcaaaaaataagatcaaataaattattcaaataattgaatttttaCAAACCTGCGAAGTCTTGTTAAGTTTGTTTATTTCGGCTGCTTCCTCTGCTTTCTGACTCAAATCTGTGcaaatataaatatgcaaagaGATTTACCTCAGTCTATAAACTACAGTTTTGCTGATGTGTTTAATTTTTGACTGCTTTTAACAAGGTTTgcttgagtaaaaaaaaaaacaagcatgtAGGTATGCAACACTATTTTAGGAAGATACAGTAGTCATAATACAGGCcggcattttaaacatttattctcCTTATTTAGTAGACgcatattttatcaattttgtttttgattattttttgaaTTATGTATTAATTCTGTCGCCAATACAGAAATTATGTTCTTCTTCTGGTAAATATAACGTTGCATGAATACAGTAATATGAACATAGAGAAGTGTGTTTAAGTCATAATTATATAAACTTTCAGTATTAGTCTACTCTCTGATCCACCGAGTCTGTAACAGTAAGACTTCATCCGGGTATAAATGGTATACCAGTTTAAAGTTTTCCCGGGGTGATAATGAGAATATTTGACCAATTTTAGGGCCAAAAATGAGATTTCCCCGTGTAAATGTCTGGCCTTTGAAAAATATTGTGCAGGTtagatttatacaaaatatttccaTGGAAACAGCGCTTTAATGTGAATCAAAGATATCCTGAATGTTTTCTAACAATCAATTTAACAATTTAGTCAATCAgatttgtgtgcgtgcgtgcgtgtgtgcatgcGCACGCCCGTGTCAAATCTTGCTGAAATTAAATATGGATAACAGCCCATCAATGTCCTTTAGGtgatatctttaaaaattgtttgtacattttaaaaaattagaaaagttCAAATAACCATTAACACTTATGGTGCTTTAGACTGTTGTATAATATGAATGGGTTAgcattatatttaaagaaaaataaaaaaaatcattgtaatgAGAAAGATGTATCAAACAGTAATAACTACAAAGGTTTTTAACTATTGTTACCATTGTCTTTCGGTTTCATTTCCTCTAAACTGGAATCAGTTTCTACCCTGAAATGTACAAgcgcatataaataaaataaaaggtatCCCAATATATCAGAAGCAGAAAACAATTTAATAATCATAAGAACGACTCAAATTTGtgattatgcaaaaaaaaatcaaacaacattttCTAATTACACTAATGTCTTATTTTGTTATGAAATTGCGCTTTATTTTATATGGAATGAATAAGTGGTACTCGCGAAGTATCCTATAGTAAAAATTAACTGAAATGACATTGGCATGAATTATTTCAGTTcctgatattttatttgtgaAGGTGACTTACCATCTTAGTTCTTTACACTGAAAATCATCATGGACGTCACGCTGGGAACCTTCTTCGCACGGAAACACACATGTCCCATCTGCAATGTAATGAAGGacatgagagatgttgcacatttcattatttcaaatgcAAAAACCGTGAATGTTCGTTTACTCTGATCAACATGAAGTATTTTAGGTAGCGTTTAACAATAAGGTTTTACTAATTAAGGTTTTTAAATAAAGAAGGTTTTACAGAGCTTAATATACATTTTACAGACGTATTGTGTTCATAAAAAGTTGTATTCATAATCCTATGCCACGTTTGCAATTATATTTATTAACAAGCTGAGAAACTATCTATGAGATTACATACTCGGAATTGGGAACAGTCCTAGAACATGGGTTGTAATCGGTGACGCTCGTGCAGTCGAAGCGTTGGTAACTGGTTTCTGCATCATA
The DNA window shown above is from Mercenaria mercenaria strain notata unplaced genomic scaffold, MADL_Memer_1 contig_3221, whole genome shotgun sequence and carries:
- the LOC128552852 gene encoding uncharacterized protein LOC128552852, with the translated sequence MASFYRSMMQKPVTNASTARASPITTHVLGLFPIPNGTCVFPCEEGSQRDVHDDFQCKELRWVETDSSLEEMKPKDNDLSQKAEEAAEINKLNKTSQKPRNETKTEDSRTSNDSHVTIVIVFASAALLLAIVGLVSVLLKH